Proteins encoded by one window of Nasonia vitripennis strain AsymCx chromosome 5, Nvit_psr_1.1, whole genome shotgun sequence:
- the LOC103316296 gene encoding speckle-type POZ protein B, translated as MEMKESAIIPVLILMLFTWSVSSDTYSEFGVTNIKESSKLTLQYTWMIHNFKLSTKPDNDTFFLQSPEFGPPGNESFKWFLRLYPAKSSVGIYLIKNSSSTIAVNDTFTIGSKKKSYVDTFKGTKPEGWPTFMDRSVAINSCLPNGSLVVKCEISTLSNIVASTEINVDPYSSTKNKVNKSKLPDELLTLLEDEKFSDITILLDDNEIRAHRIILALRSPVFASLLEENRTESNCNRNSSILEIKDVKPKIFKKLLHYIYTDKVDSIDSKIAKDLLVAAIKYDVKGLKVICEEFLYNSINVDNAIEILDITDQYHIPVLKSRVMKFAGEHAIFLIHSSAFKSLEQSKLHLLYELLVSMIPCKANV; from the coding sequence ATGGAGATGAAAGAAAGTGCAATCATACCTGTTCTGATACTGATGCTGTTTACGTGGAGTGTAAGCAGCGATACTTATTCTGAATTTGGTGTGACTAATATCAAAGAATCGTCGAAATTGACGTTGCAGTACACGTGGATGATACATAATTTCAAATTGTCTAcgaaaccggataatgacacTTTCTTCCTTCAGTCGCCAGAATTTGGGCCACCTGGCAATGAAAGCTTCAAATGGTTCCTTAGACTTTACCCTGCAAAATCTAGCGTGGGCATTTATCTAATTAAAAATAGTTCTAGTACTATCGCAGTAAATGATACATTTACTATAGgctctaaaaaaaagtcgtatGTCGACACTTTTAAAGGAACTAAACCAGAGGGATGGCCAACGTTTATGGACCGTTCAGTTGCAATAAACAGTTGTCTTCCCAATGGTAGTCTGGTCGTAAAATGTGAGATTAGTACTTTATCCAATATTGTCGCATCTACCGAAATAAACGTGGATCCGTACTCCTCAACCAAAAACAAAGTTAACAAGAGCAAACTACCGGACGAGCTTTTGACTCTTCTGGAAGACGAAAAATTCAGTGATATTACTATTCTCTTAGACGACAACGAGATTCGAGCACATAGAATAATTTTGGCATTGCGCAGTCCCGTGTTCGCATCTTTACTCGAGGAAAATCGCACTGAATCGAACTGCAACAGAAATTCCAGCATCTTGGAGATAAAAGATGTGAAACCGAAGATATTTAAAAAGCTACTGCATTACATTTACACGGATAAGGTCGACAGCATCGACAGCAAGATTGCTAAGGATCTTTTAGTAGCGGCGATCAAGTACGACGTTAAAGGACTAAAGGTGATATGCGAGGAATTTCTCTACAATAGTATAAACGTCGACAATGCCATAGAAATACTTGACATCACTGATCAATATCACATCCCTGTATTAAAATCCCGAGTTATGAAGTTTGCAGGCGAACATGCAATCTTTTTAATACATTCGAGTGCATTCAAAAGTCTGGAACAGTCTAAACTGCATCTTCTGTATGAGCTTCTGGTCAGTATGATACCGTGCAAGGCAAATGTTTAG
- the LOC107981096 gene encoding speckle-type POZ protein B: MSLYLFHKNADTVHVNYALSIGSVKEETSYTFKGMIGRGWTRFIKRDEAFKSCQPNGTLIINCEIHAISNVVESSGSNVDQCSTRDETLRSKISDDFLTLLENEKFSDITIKLGYHEIGAHKIILAARSPVLASSIMENSSVSNNGNSSFIEIKNVKLTVFKKLLQYIYTDKLDGVHSNMAKDLLAAAIEYDIKGLKARCEEILCSGQ, translated from the exons ATGTCACTTTATCTATTTCACAAAAATGCTGATACAGTTCACGTAAACTATGCATTGAGCATAGGTTCTGTAAAAGAAGAAACAAGTTATACCTTCAAAGGAATGATTGGTCGGGGATGGACACGGTTCATCAAGCGTGACGAGGCATTCAAAAGTTGTCAACCGAATGGCACTTTAATTATAAACTGTGAAATTCACGCGATATCGAACGTTGTTGAATCTTCTGGATCAAACGTCGATCAGTGCAGTACGAGAGACGAAACACTCAGAAGCAAAATCAGCGACGACTTCCTTACTCTtctggaaaatgaaaaattcagcgaTATCACTATCAAATTAGGATATCACGAGATCGGAGCACACAAGATTATTTTGGCAGCCCGTAGTCCCGTGTTGGCATCTTCAATCATGGAAAATAGTTCAGTGAGCAACAACGGCAATTCCAGCTTCATTGAGATAAAAAACGTCAAACTTACGGTGTTCAAAAAGCTATTGCAGTACATTTACACGGATAAACTAGACGGCGTCCACAGCAACATGGCGAAAGATCTCTTGGCGGCAGCAATCGAGTACGATATCAAAGGACTGAAAGCGAGATGCGAAGAAATTCTCTGCAGTG gCCAGTAA
- the LOC107981095 gene encoding TD and POZ domain-containing protein 5, which translates to MVAELLRDEILRVESSSSNLNQVSLMKNQTVDTKPSGSSSKAAQSSDVTIVVGGNEIRADNKILVARSPVFASLLLTNGTSNNYDNSSIIKIHDVEPKVFIQLMRCIYTNKVDDIDDTMAKDLSVAAFWPKGNESFKWDLQLFPQSRKDSTYMELYLNHRNIDTVNVNFTLNIGSEKINEVSYTFEGIIGLGWSKFIKRDEAFKSCLPDGNLIINCEIRAIPKTVEVSGQTSSSQQVSINNQTYSRKMADDFFNLLEDENFSDITIVVEQNEIRAHKAILAARSPVFASLIMENSSVANCSGNSSTIEVKDVKPKIFKKLLQYIYTDKVDGIDSTIAKDLLVAAITYDLKQLKATCENILYNSIGIDNAVEILDIADQYYIPALRSQAKNFLIEHRAFLMHTSAFKKLIQSKPHLISEVLTI; encoded by the exons ATGGTAGCAGAACTTTTAAGGGACGAGATATTGAG AGTTGAAAGTTCTAGCAGCAATTTAAATCAGGTCTCTTTGATGAAAAACCAGACTGTTGATACGAAACCAAGTGGTAGTTCTTCGAAAGCTGCACAATCTAGTGATGTAACTATCGTCGTAGGAGGAAATGAGATTCGAGCAGATAATAAGATTTTGGTGGCTCGCAGCCCCGTATTTGCATCGTTACTTTTAACAAATGGGACATCAAACAACTATGACAACTCTAGTATCATTAAGATACACGACGTCGAACCTAAGGTGTTTATACAGCTTATGCGCTGCATTTATACGAATAAAGTGGATGACATCGATGATACAATGGCTAAGGATCTTTCAGTAGCAGCT TTTTGGCCCAAGGGCAATGAAAGTTTCAAGTGggatcttcaattatttccacaatCTCGGAAAGATAGTACTTACATGGAACTTTATTTGAACCATCGCAACATTGATACAGTTAATGTAAACTTTACATTGAATATAggttctgaaaaaattaatgaggTCAGTTATACCTTTGAAGGAATAATTGGTTTGGGATGGTCAAAGTTCATCAAGCGTGACGAGGCATTCAAAAGTTGTCTACCCGATGGAAATCTAATCATAAATTGCGAGATTCGCGCTATACCCAAAACTGTCGAAGTTTCTGGACAAACAAGCTCGAGCCAGCAAGTATCAATCAATAACCAAACTTACAGCAGAAAAATGgccgatgatttttttaatcttcTGGAGGATGAAAATTTTAGCGACATCACTATTGTCGTAGAACAAAACGAGATTCGAGCGCACAAAGCTATTTTGGCAGCCCGCAGTCCCGTCTTCGCATCGCTAATAATGGAAAACAGTAGTGTAGCGAATTGCAGCGGAAATTCCAGCACCATAGAGGTAAAGGATGTCAAGCCTAAGATATTTAAAAAGCTTCTGCAATACATTTATACAGATAAAGTCGACGGCATCGATAGCACGATTGCAAAAGATCTTTTGGTAGCGGCAATAACGTATGATCTCAAACAATTGAAAGCAACGTGTGAAAATATTCTGTACAATAGCATAGGCATCGACAATGCCGTTGAAATTCTTGACATCGCTGATCAATACTACATTCCTGCATTAAGATCGCAGGCTAAGAACTTTTTAATTGAACATAGAGCTTTTTTAATGCATACAAGTGCCTTTAAGAAATTGATACAGTCGAAACCGCATCTTATAAGTGAAGTTCTTACCATATGA
- the LOC103316295 gene encoding ankyrin-3-like — translation MLDREFIVFRSFNLMNSDPYDDERVKSFDRLLHRAINAIISESHLTTGQIKQLLRTSKKRTDENSIVQLIVRREPALGHQLLKKCKLSLLWIAVISCYQDSAELLVGYGADVNERYGLDKSPDELLKKSTILHALLQMYPSKWNERLIELVIDHGADVNARDATDCNKAAACGCTALHLAVEYGRVKMAEMLLEKGAEVNAVRGPRLTPMLEITRTKAADELLPLLLKYGANVNASDEVGKNALHHLASAPVEYVNLARAFIEMGVSLDDRTKDGHLQPMHLAVYRGHNKLMNLFFDHGANVNSRMAYGDFPLKLATRCNDPEVLLTLLKRGANIDATDNHGRTALHIACENSNLEKIKMLLSVGADAFVGDRYGQTPFEIVCGQNFIENPSTRPMLKMLALAKACSRQPLAEFINERIIREMFPQHWNYYQLCHANISLLKSRRFIETCTLFELLTSCRCHIAALMQNQEFESRFRMCDLDVFPMYAEDVLEAFERAESYYQHILDFEDLIIEVVNNILPCVVVRKVISYVFSKCEICELKKTVSASRSAP, via the exons ATGTTGGATCGTGAGTTCATTGTGTTCCGTAGCTTTAATCTCATGAACTCAGATCCATACGACGACGAGCGCGTCAAAAGTTTCGATCGCCTGCTGCATCGAGCAATCAACGCGATCATCAGCGAAAGCCATCTCACGACCGGCCAAATCAAGCAACTTCTCCGTACCTCCAAGAAACGCACCGACGAAAATTCCATAGTCCAGCTAATCGTGCGGCGGGAACCTGCCCTCGGCCATCAGCTCCTGAAAAAATGCAAGCTCTCTCTGCTGTGGATCGCAGTCATAAGCTGCTACCAGGATTCAGCGGAGCTGCTCGTGGGCTACGGTGCCGACGTTAACGAGCGCTACGGATTGGACAAGTCACCCGACGAACTTCTCAAAAAATCGACCATCCTCCACGCACTGCTTCAGATGTATCCTTCCAAATGGAACGAGAGATTGATAGAACTGGTAATAGACCATGGTGCCGACGTGAATGCTAGAGACGCTACTGACTGTAACAAGGCTGCAGCGTGTGGCTGTACCGCACTGCACTTGGCGGTAGAATACGGTCGAGTCAAGATGGCCGAAATGCTCCTGGAAAAGGGAGCCGAGGTCAATGCCGTTCGCGGCCCTCGGTTGACACCGATGCTCGAAATAACCCGCACTAAAGCAGCTGACGAactgctgccgctgttgcTGAAATACGGTGCAAATGTTAACGCCAGTGATGAAGTAGGTAAGAACGCCTTGCACCACTTGGCATCTGCCCCGGTGGAGTATGTCAACCTGGCCAGAGCCTTCATAGAGATGGGCGTCTCACTCGACGACAGAACTAAAGATGGACACTTACAGCCGATGCATCTAGCCGTTTACAGGGGACACAATAAATTG ATGAATCTCTTTTTTGACCACGGCGCGAACGTGAACTCGCGAATGGCGTACGGCGATTTCCCACTAAAACTCGCCACTCGATGCAACGATCCGGAAGTGCTGCTGACTCTGCTGAAACGCGGCGCCAACATCGACGCGACAGATAATCACGGTCGGACCGCCTTGCACATCGCTTGCGAGAACTCGAACCTGGAGAAGATAAAAATGCTTCTGTCCGTCGGCGCGGACGCGTTCGTCGGGGATCGCTACGGCCAAACGCCGTTCGAGATAGTCTGTGGCCagaattttatagaaaatccGAGCACCAGACCGATGCTGAAGATGTTGGCGCTGGCAAAAGCTTGCAGCCGACAGCCTTTGGCCGAATTCATCAACGAGAGGATCATCAGGGAAATGTTCCCGCAGCACTGGAATTACTATCAGCTCTGCCACGCGAACATCTCTCTACTGAAGTCCAGGAGATTCATCGAGACCTGCACACTCTTCGAACTATTGACGAGCTGCCGGTGTCACATAGCAGCCCTCATGCAGAACCAAGAGTTCGAGAGCAGATTCAGGATGTGCGATCTCGATGTTTTCCCCATGTACGCGGAAGACGTACTGGAAGCTTTCGAGCGCGCGGAAAGCTATTATCAACACATCCTCGACTTCGAAGACCTTATCATCGAGGttgttaataatattttgcCTTGCGTAGTAGTGAGAAAGGTGATTTCATACGTGTTTAGCAAATGCGAGATATGTGAGTTAAAAAAAACTGTGAGTGCCTCTCGCAGCGCGCCTTGA
- the LOC107981094 gene encoding speckle-type POZ protein B: MSGAVKESAFIPLLILVLFVASSVNCAIISESWSSTKFEELILNHTCIVNNFDQIYTLEYINSPEFWPPNYENFKWYIRLYPCQEGHILFQLYHNESSTVNVNYTLSVGFVVRTDSNVFRGVDFRSFSHFMSRQEVFNHIQPNGDLLINCEIRKPIKVLISTGSGRTIDSYTSANNQTCTSKIHNELANLLEDEKYGNVTIVIEGNKIRAHRNILAVQSPAFASLLMNSSTSAQNCNCNSSSIEIKDVEFEVFRKLLGLQAMCGEILCSNLNGINAVEILLIADQQNMPELKLCTSKFIAVVYAPVNTKINNDQ, from the exons ATGAGTGGAGCTGTAAAAGAAAGTGCATTCATACCTTTGTTAATATTGGTACTATTTGTGGCGTCTAGTGTAAACTGCGCAATTATTTCCGAAAGCTGGTCTTCTACTAAATTTGAAGAGTTGATACTGAATCACACCTGTATAGTCAACAATTTTGACCAAATATATACTTTGGAGTATATTAATTCACCAGAGTTTTGGCCACCTAACTACGAAAATTTCAAATGGTACATCCGACTATATCCATGTCAAGAAGGTCATATATTATTTCAGCTGTACCACAATGAATCCAGCACTGTCAATGTTAACTATACATTAAGTGTCGGTTTCGTGGTACGAACGGATAGCAATGTTTTTAGAGGAGTCGATTTTAGGAGTTTCAGTCATTTTATGAGCCGTCAGGAAGTGTTCAACCATATTCAACCCAACGGCGATCTCCTGATAAACTGCGAAATTCGTAAACCTATAAAAGTTTTGATTTCTACTGGTTCTGGAAGAACCATAGACTCCTACACTTCCGCCAACAACCAAACTTGCACCAGTAAAATCCACAACGAGTTAGCCAATCTTCTGGAGGATGAAAAATACGGCAACGTCACTATTGTCATCGAAGGAAACAAAATTCGAGCGCATAGGAATATTCTAGCGGTTCAAAGTCCTGCGTTCGCATCGTTACTCATGAACAGCAGCACCAGTGCACAGAACTGCAACTGCAACTCCAGCTCCATAGAGATAAAAGACGTCGAATTCGAGGTATTCAGAAAGCTCTTAG GATTGCAAGCCATGTGTGGAGAAATTCTCTGTAGTAATTTGAATGGGATCAACGCCGTTGAAATTCTTCTAATTGCCGATCAGCAGAACATGCCTGAATTGAAATTGTGCACCAGTAAATTTATAGCTGTAGTTTATGCACCAGTaaacacaaaaataaataatgaccAATAA